From Synechococcus sp. A10-1-5-1, a single genomic window includes:
- the sfsA gene encoding DNA/RNA nuclease SfsA yields the protein MPAAASPTERLPVLALEDLHEGVLLKRYKRFLADVELSNGEVVTAHCANTGPMTGVLQIGGRVRLRYAPSPTRKLSWTWEQAEVPGADGQPVWVGINTALPNRLVRATIETGCLEPWLGPIASIRAEVTYGLNRRSRIDLLLTPAKGAEDPRPIYLEVKNTTWCDGDLALFPDTVTERGQKHLQELMGVLPEARAVLVPCLSRSDLQRFAPGDQADPRYGELFREALDAGVEVLPCRYSFSESSIDWLGVAGVQAQSGDS from the coding sequence ATGCCCGCTGCCGCATCCCCCACAGAACGTCTTCCGGTTCTGGCCCTCGAGGACCTGCATGAGGGGGTGCTGCTCAAGCGCTACAAGCGCTTTCTGGCGGACGTGGAACTCAGCAACGGCGAAGTCGTCACGGCCCACTGCGCCAACACCGGGCCGATGACGGGGGTGCTGCAGATCGGCGGACGCGTCAGGCTGCGCTATGCCCCCTCGCCCACCCGCAAGCTCTCCTGGACCTGGGAGCAGGCTGAGGTGCCGGGTGCCGATGGCCAGCCGGTGTGGGTGGGCATCAACACAGCGCTCCCCAACCGACTGGTGCGCGCCACGATCGAAACCGGCTGCCTCGAGCCCTGGCTGGGACCGATCGCCAGCATCCGTGCGGAGGTGACCTATGGCCTGAACCGCCGCAGCCGCATTGACCTACTGCTCACCCCAGCCAAGGGGGCTGAGGACCCGCGCCCGATCTACCTCGAGGTCAAAAACACCACCTGGTGCGACGGCGATCTCGCGCTCTTCCCAGACACGGTGACGGAACGGGGGCAGAAGCACCTGCAGGAGCTCATGGGCGTGCTGCCGGAGGCCCGGGCGGTGCTCGTCCCCTGCCTGAGCCGCTCGGATCTCCAGCGCTTCGCCCCCGGCGATCAGGCCGACCCGCGCTACGGGGAACTCTTCCGCGAAGCCCTCGATGCAGGCGTGGAGGTCCTGCCCTGCCGATACAGCTTCAGTGAAAGCAGCATCGACTGGCTCGGGGTGGCCGGCGTCCAAGCCCAGAGCGGAGACTCATAG